GTCCTTATctttttgcgcttatcatggaacacctaaccaagagcatccaagacgaggtcccgtggtgtatgctcttcccCGATAATATCATTTTGGTGAAtaagacaaaagcagggattagtGCTAAGCTAGAGCTACGGAGATCAACcatggaaacaagaggcttaaGATTattagaacgaagacggagtatatgatgtgtacatggtgcaaattgaggaaagagagataccgcagaGAGACTATTTTTAGACAtatggggtcaatcataaataaagaagattatacaaaggatgatgtttcacagagaattatagtgggatggatgaagtggagaggtgcgtctggagtgttgtgtgaccgatatattcctttaaaacttaaagggaagttctataggactgttgtacgaccagctatgatgtatgggtagaatgttgggtagttaagaattGTCATGTTGAGAatctatgtgtagcagagataaggatgttaagatggatgtgtggagaAAAGTAGGTAaggaatgaacatattagagttaacttgggagttgccccgatcaatgacaagctccaagagagtcGTTCGAGGAGGTATGCTCATGTTCagcggaggcctagggacgccccagtaaggaggagtgatatgctTCTAattgaaagagctaaaagagctaggggcaggcctaaaatgaccatagaagaagttgtgaggaagggcatgcatagtttaggtcttgtaccaagtatgacctcagatagagcctattggaggcaAGGATCCATCTAGCagatcccatttagctgagattctcctgacttgctgggctgtgcctctttcctattgcgttcatctttcttttttcttttattgtcagtcttccatttgtcattttccatttttcatttctcatctcatctccCATCCCTCTTTTACCGTCtcttcattcctttttttttccatctagacctcagttttccttactttgttttgtttgggtccatgtagccgatcccattaagttgggacaaggctgagtttgttgttgttgttgttgtagatcATCCTTAATTATCTTCTCTAACTCCCAAGCTTCTGCAtgattaccaaaataccctattgGTATACCTAAACTATGTAGAAATGACTTATCTCCAATTGTCACCCACGGCTATTCTCCCCAAACCTCCACAATCACTTgctgaggagagagagagagagactttaaATCTACACTACTTAACCTTCCTGACTAACAAACTTCATCCAAGCAACCAAAGGAAATTCATGAGCAGTATCAGAGTCTAAACACAACTAAGGTGATACAAATACTTAACTAGACCGGTTTGACTCCTTGGGATTCCCAGAATACAAGGAATCGATTCCAAACAAGTTTGTTGGTTTACTAGGATATTTAAATAGATTTATTTTACTTGGGAGAATATCATGTAATCTTTCATTTTGGGTAGGGGTTAGATATGTAGGATATTCCATTTTTAGTTTCCTTGTTTAAGTTGCTTCCTTTATATCAGATTCGATCATTGGGCCCcgcttgcatctgagatccataatctggattttcagattgcattataAGGTCTAAGCTTGCTTTCACCCAAGGTGTCCCATTTTTTCTGTCAACAAGGAATCATTGTCATCTATATGATTCATTCACTCATTTGCAAGTTgaatttttccatttttgaaaATAGAACAGGACAGGAAACTTCTAAAACAAATTTGGTAtacaaataatgaaagaaaatccaaaaaaaaataaccaaggggaaattacaaaattgaaagaaaaaaaaagaatactcaTCAAAGTGACCAATATAATGCCAAAACACTCATACAAGAATATAAACAATGACAAATTACATAAAACATGTTACTCACATGTCTTTTGCAGACATTTTTGTGAAACCAATAGCAAGAGCATGTTGCTTTCCCTCAGCCATTATGGCCTGCAGAGCATTAAATATCAAAAATTAGATAATGgaacaatcttttttttttttggttaagatAATGGAACAATCTAAGTTTCAAATAATGATGCCATAACCTCCTAAGGAAAAAGGCATAGCTACAATAGTTGTCACTATAAATGCAAATAAATGGCTAGGGCATCTTCAAGTGGGAGTAACAGTATCAACAGATGGCAACAGGAGTAATATTACCCAGAACAGACCCTATTGTTTGTGCTGAGGTCTGGGAACAACTATGAAGTGGATGGTTTTGGAATCAGCCTACCAATATCAGTTACTCTTGGCATTGTAAACTCATATTAGGAACATCCGACAACAGCGCAAACATCAGCCAGTAGGTTATCTGGCAGGAAGCAACCTTCTACTGCCTGAGTGATCCAATAGCAGAGTTGCGTTCACTAATCACACTCTGATCACATGGCCATAATCCATTCACCAGTTACTGTCTCCTTAGAACTTAAAGTTACAGATATACAAGCCTATAAGGCAGGTCTGTTCATGATTTGTGATGTACAGAAAAAGATTTCCTGGTTTTCATATATTCATACATTTGTCAAGCATCCAATATTGGATTGAATTCATGATCAGGTACAAATTAGGGGTGACCATTTGATTACCAGGGCTGGACTTGTTTAACTTACCAGCAACTTTAGCCAGGCTTGGACAACATAAGTATAGATATGGAATAAGCTATAAGCATATAAACTTCAAGCTATACCATCACCacatatattattatataaggCATAACTTATTATAGCTAAAAATTTATATTGCCGAAGAAAACAGTATGTAATGGCAAAGAGGCTTTTGCACGGCCCACGTAGGAAGGGCTTTTGGCGGCCCTCTCCCATTTTGCCATGCGGACAGATGGAGTAGCTGTTCAAACTGTTAGAGAGGAAATAGTCTCAATTAGTGACATAATCTGTTAGAAATAGTGCACCCGCCCTCCGTGGAAGTCCATTCTATCACAGGCTACAACACAGATGTGATAACTGACAGACCAGACAGAAAAGACAGGTAACTGACAGTAAGCACCTGAGCTTGAAGTCGGATCTTGTCTTGTCTTAGTGTCATCGTAGAATGATGGCCAAACATAAGATGTGTCTTGATGGATTAGCTTGGTTTGGGTTCAGGTGAATGTGAATCCCTTTATCCTAAACaagattcaatcaaataccccctGGTATTGGTATGCAGCCATGCACCCCTGTGTATGTCTTTGAATGCCTACTGGTACTCTAGCCATTACTTTGCACTCTCCCAACTGCTGGATTTCCCAAAGCTCttttttgccacttggcaaaaccattttgggctgaaattttatATGAGAGCAAGGGTGCTTGAGgttacctgtccacaaaatttgggcctcATCCAAACTGTCACATGGCAGATATTGGGGACATGTAGGAAGCTCTTCATAAATGGGCCATGCAGGAACCAAGAGATCATATGTAATATACCAGATGTGGTGTATTGTTTGATGAATTTCTGATAGTTGGTTAGGTCTGGACAGAATTATGGTTGTTAGGAAATTGAAAGCAAAAAGGGAGAAAGTTAGGGTAGGGGCTGTAGAAgattaggagaagaaagatgggGATGGGGGATGCTTCCAACTCACTTGTAATTGCAGAAAGctattggcagcagcttgttgttGAAGtagcttgaataaaaattgaatctttgacTGAAACTAGAAAGTAGAACTTGAGCGGAACCACTCAGGCTTCGCACCGCAGAATGTCGATTGGGTcagacaccaatcccaccaacgaaccacccgggcttcacaccgcaaggtgtcgattggatcaaacaccaatcccaccagccttgatcaaacacaagataaTCTCCAATGGAGAGAACAAAGTTGCAGAGCAGCTTGagcagaattttctaaaacagTGAGGTAATCAGCTCCCCAcgattttcctttatttatattggccAAAGGCCTTAATCCTTTTCAGACTAGGAGACTAAGAGGCCCATAGCCGACCTTATTACAATTCACAGCCTCTCTCAAATTCGTGGAGGTGTGTAGACCCAAACTTATAATTTAAACAAATAATAGAAAGCgactcaagtcacttaaattgaaccacttgGTCAAACCAATTTTGGACCGGttaaatttaaaacactaaaacatgaaaataaactaagtataggggcTAATCCtatatgcaacctatttacccctactttaggtccataaagtgacctattacattgaaaacccatgggaccaaaggcccaacatgtatataacctagCCCTGGACTTGTTCTCATCAAtataagcctcttttggtgatgtatctgcatcaagaTTAACTGATATATGCGCAGCAGTTTAATCTATATGAGTTTTATATGGGAGaagctgcacatggagtcccaACCTAGAAAATTGGTCTCAAATCTCTGGCAAATGTGTAATAACACACGTAATGGTAAGTCCTGTGGGATGTTATCAAATCAAAGAATGAAGATCATTCAGAGCGCATCACAGTTCAATaacatcaaatttgaaaaaggTGAACAGCATACCACAGGTGTTTCTTCCAGAACATCATCATCCAAAACCCCACCAGGAGATGTAAGGCCAGGACACATTATGTTTGCACCAGCAAGAACAAATTTAATTGCACCCCTATCCACTTGCAGCTTTTTCATTATAGTTGGATCTGTAAAACAGAGCATAAGAACAAACAGGCAGATACTAACCCTATTCCATTAGACAATTGTTTCATGCATATGGGATGATCATTTCATTTCCGGACATCTGCCTAAATTATAAAGGGAAAAGATGGAGTTTATTCATTACCAGAAACATAAGATCAACTTATCACTGCCTAAATATGGAAGATATCTGTCAGAGTAAAAAGACCACAGTTTCATTAAGTTAATAGCATAAAAGTACTTTACATTGATGAAGCAGCCGTAGTGTAGGCATGTATGGACCATCACGAACATTGAAAAACAAAGGCACATTGTTCACCACAACCAGATTCAGATGGTTTTGACTAGacagaaaaattaaaaattaaaataagcaGGATTGTCAGAAACAACTAACAGGTAGAACGGAAAGCCAATAATGAATCAAATTCAAAGGGGATTAGCTCACAAGTCACAAATAGCAAAGGATGCCTTGCTTATGCAAAATATGGGTGACTGGGAAACATAAATAACACTTGAACAAAACTGAAACAAACCAACTCTCACGCACTTAAAGTTCCAAACTTCATAGTAGTCACCTGGCTGAAACTCCGTACAATAATATAGATCAAACCAACCACCATAAGCTTAATAATACTAATGCagatcaacaaaaaaaaagatccatTTGAAAGAACataatttaagaaatttaattgCAATCTGAATGCTTTCATTTCCATTTGAtgctaaattattttttataactCCAGATGATCATGTTCAATAAGGGGCAAACCCATTAAGAAATTTTACTTACGCAAAATATGGGTGACTAGGAAACATTTACACTTgaacaaaacagaaacaaaccAACTCTCATGCACTTAAAGGTCCAAACTTCATAGTAGTCACCTGGCTGAAATTCCGTACAATAGTATAGATCAAACCAAGCACCATAAGCTTAATAATACTAATGCAGATCAAGAAAAAAGCATCCATTTGAAAGAACataatttaagaaatttaattgCAATCTGAATGATTTCATTTCCATTTGGtactaaattattttttataactCCGGATGATCATGTTCAATAAGGGGCAAACCCATTATGAATTTATTGCTATTTTTATTAACAGAAGTAATGACCATTcgttatttattaaaaaaagagtGGTGGTGATCCATTTGAGATGATAACATTATGCAGTTATGTCTTCAGATGCTAtggaaaacaaagacaaaatGACCACATTCCGTGTGCTTTCCAAATGCCACCTAATGGATTAGCAACTAAGATAATATCACACAACAAAATCGTAATTCAGTGCTTATGACTAGTAAAAAAAGGTAAGAATAAAGAAGAGTGTGAACAAACCATTTGACAACAATGAGGGGTGCTTTCTTAGGTAGCAAGTCATCTAACACTGGTTCCAGGCCTGGATACTGCCATGCAAGTGGGAGATAACTCAGATGCAATTGAAGTGAATTCATTAATGCTTCTACTGTTAGATGCAATAAAACTAAAGCAAGGGGAAAATTAAGAGGCAGTTTCAAACCACACCTCATCTGCAATACTTTGCCTGATCTTGCGCTGCACAGATGCTTTCACTTGATTTTGAGAGGATACATCCTCAGAGGAGAACCTGAAGACGTTGCAAAAGGTGTAATAATTAGACAGAGAAGATTGTTAGGAGCAAAATTAAAATTGGAAGGCGGAACCTCATTAAGTAAAGATTCTTAAAATGTTCAACAGTTGTGCTTTGTTACTGAATCAACAGGGTTATAACTATCATAACCCAAACTAAAATATGATTGAGCaccaaaaaaagaatcaaaatataataaattaattgACAAACACTCACAATATatgaattaaaataaagaataacCAAATGGTATTGAgtcaaaacaatatttttaaGTGATTGCTTTATGATGATTTGGTCTTTTAGAGTTATTACCAGTTCTACACTTCTACTAcaatatgttttaatttttttaagacAAAAACTCTtacgttttagaaaattttgataGGTGTCCTAGATATTTCCCTTTTTGTCCATTGCACCACTGAGCCCAAATTTGAATGCTATCAAAGTTCCAGGTGCCTATACCTGTTTGTTGTTTCCTCATAGCTACAGATCCTAAGAATAGATGCTTAGAGGACATAAACACACATATATGCGCACAAAGACAATAGGTGAACACACaaactcttttccttctttttttttggggggggggggtcaatctttttcattaattttattgCCGCTGTTTGATTTTTGGGATCCTTGCCAACAGCAAGACCAAATAACAACCATAATTTATCCACTCCTCTACCATCCTTTATCTACCCCTATCCCTTACCCTCCCATCAATAGACCCTATTCTTCAGTTGCTAGAACCAAATCCATGACAACCGTATTCCACTACCTTAAGCCGTTTCAAACAATGAATCAACATTAACTTATCCTTATTTCTGAAAATTTAAATCCTTTACATTTGCAAACCCCTTTTCAATCAGCCTATCATCACTttccattccccccccccccgggaaTGGGTTGGAAGAAACAATATTAATTGACAATTTAACAaccaaaaattaagaaataaacGAAGTGATACCAGTACAATACCATCATTTGGCGCCTAGGTCAACAAACGAATATATGGGATTTCCCAATAACAATTTTAAGGTTATTAGCACTAAATACTTGTTCGGAAGTACAAAAAACAGAATCAATAAAACTAGCATGTCAACCATCTGCAGTTGAAATCtaataaatatagggaccgattcAACTGATTTCTTTTCACGGGTATATACATCAACCCTAGATCTGTGGGGAAGAGACGAAAAAGGATAACATACTAAATGCTAACTCAATAGGTCAATCTTTCCATTCGAGCTTAAAACCATTAGCATTGAGAGCCATTCAAACATACTGaatcacaaaaagaaaagaaaacgaaGATGGAGATAGAGACTCACTTCTTGAACATATTTCCAGGTACGGAGATAAAAAGAGCGATAAACGCCAAGTCCAACGTCCACGGGAACTGACGAACTTGGAAGGAAAGTGAAGCAAAATGCTAAATGAACGCAGTTACGCAGGATTGATTCCCCTTGCGTTTTGTTCCTGGTAGTTGTTGTTTCTCAGAGGTTCAGGGGGCACAGATTCTAAAGGCGTGCAAGAGAGAACCGAACGCAGTTACGTAGCGCCGAGTGGCGCAGTGGGCAGTGGGGAATCAGCGAATTGATAACTCAGAAAATGTTCGTTGCCTATTACGAGATACGAGTCTACGAACACTCCGGAGCGGAAACAGCGCGAAACGCCTTAGCCCGAATGAGCTATCCGTACGTGAAGCGTATGGGATGATACGTATCGTCACGAAACCGTCACTCTTCATGTATGAGGAGGTGATCCGCGCTCTTGATCGCCGATTCCTTTCAGTGCTGACTCTGGATCTACTTGGAGGAGCTAAATCGCGCTCACTGTAGGAAGAGGAGGAtaatcgacttttaggaccgtggaatggcagatatacacaacacacgcCACATTCACACATCCGATGTAGGACTAAACCCATGCACCATTTCTTGTTTTGATGAAagtataatcacacaaatcacacaccaatcccaaaaggttaaccgacttttaggaccgtggaatggcggatatatacaacacacaccacactcacacacctgatgtaggactaaacccacataccccttctttttttgatgaatccacttacttgaaagattcaATTGCAAACCGCTTACTTGAACCTTGTTTGCAATGATAGTTAATCATCAAATTATTTGACAAACATTTCAAACGTTTGGCAAAAAGATTCTTTTTACAGCCCTTTCTAGGTTAGGTGATCCATTTAATTTTGCTATGTTGCACGGTGATAAGATAATATTAACATTGGTAATATGttaaatcccaaatcaaatttaatttttatatgttCTCTACCAATTTTCTATATAtcgtcattttatttttttaattgtttttcaattattttgttatttattatatttttaaagctttatttcatcacatgataaaattcattttttgaCAAACTTATGAGTAAAGAACCTTTAATGCTATTTGTTTACCAAATTTAGATCTCATTTGATCTAACATATATAACGCCTTCCTAATTAGGTTATGTAAGAAACCATTTCATATAAATTATTATACATGAATATAGATTAATCTTCATTTTAATTATTGGTTCATCTAAGAAAGACTTGGTGTCAATAGAACAATAATACTATAAGGGATAGATTTATCTTGACTTAATGGCTAACAACTTAATTCACTATGTAGTTGTTAAAAGAAACTGCGGGGTTGAGTCATGTAACCTGTCACTCAATACTACAGATAACCCCCTTACAATGCAATCCAGGTTGTGTGAATAAGCATCTAAGATGAAACAGCCTTGCATTAGTTGTCGCACTCACTCACTGGACAATGTTGAGACATACTCGGGTTGTGCTTAACCAATAAAGATAGGAGGCTGAAAATACTTTCCAATTACGGTAAAAAACCAAGAAGCAAAGACAGAGAgaattgatgagcacatttatgtgtgaaatcttagggcataaagcatacattttaccacattggacagagttacttcggtgttttcttgtgttttttaggttttaggtgaatttttatgaaaacggagcaaaagatgctaagaatagctgGAAGCGCCCAGGaatcgagaaaatcaagtttggattgagcactgaaagaatcacgccaatcaatcaaatttgaatgtgattacaatGGGCCCCTTAgtataattttgaggtgttaatagtatggatacgtagcccgtcgagtcagcttcgtaactgttcaaacggcacttgattccgagttgaaacgaagaagttacggctgtttccgtggataggggtttatttgtaattattaataatcggctggggataaagtaaagcaaaagtttggattctaagggccttagcataattatcagaagttatctttctgtcagccgaaaggtTCTATTTGAAAGGTTCTGGagcaatccaacttcaacttgagatatcttgggctccagaactccaaattggacgaaatttgggtctatttgggtgatttttcgtaagaaatacaacagtgaggcccatataaccATCCCATGGtccatgttttttgaaggacagatttgacatttcattaatggtgagtgaaatcctagtcatcacccttgctctctctctctcctccaactctccaatgacacttttgggatttgactatggatagatttaatttgaaaaatattctctcatctatggaaggttgaaaagtcaaagatgtcttgatctcattgcttggagaagacacctacaaagaaaaagaagcacaagttagaattagaaagttactttttaataaataaaagatttatgtatctaggattcttttctctccctctttctatttttttttctttgtttttgggattcaaggcaatgtaaaggaagaaagagaagagaatattctcttttcttagggaatatttctcctaccacttcccttttctctcctcccttccccctataaataccccttgctctTTGGGTTGTTataacaagttagttctagttcagtttttaagttagttttagtttatttttaattcagtttttagttcaattaattagtgaaattttttttttatctttttttagtttttggctttctaagttctagtttgatttcatgctttcaattccatggttgtaatgcttttgattcatgatttaattttatgtcttcaatatggttgtaataattctagtttagtttcaaactttttagtttaagttcctaagttgatgacaaaacttgaagatttagaagaggaagttaTGCAAGATTTGTTAaagtatccaggtttttactctctaaactcttaaactcattctccgtctcttctgtttcattctctcttcttccatctcaatcttcttcttcttctccctctatttcttttatttttttatgtggttgtggttaaATGGCTAtatgttaggatgccaatttaattcatatcaatttaattcgttagatgttTGTGAGTTAAGatgtgttaatttgttagtttaattagtttaatttaacactttaatttgattcactttacattactttaaagtgagtaaaatagggtggcgtatatctcctcgtgttcgacccgtagctacgattgacccgtacgcttgtggtattattttaactcaaacaagtttttggcaccgttgccggggagattattgaccactttatttttctgattcttaagtagttcgaagtgttttagtttcttctcctctcttctttttctaaaaaaaaaaataataagtttttgaaaacctcatcttgtctcttttctgtttcaaagacttgtgtgtccaatctaaagtccttcttatgctcaaacccaacctcttttggtgtcccttataggattaagttacctatgatgctgcatcttgatttggttgggtggaatggcatatgacttatctttggaggtgaccaactttgataacaggaaagcgacatagtgagtgccttggaaacagaaacgtatagtagtcctccactc
The sequence above is a segment of the Telopea speciosissima isolate NSW1024214 ecotype Mountain lineage chromosome 7, Tspe_v1, whole genome shotgun sequence genome. Coding sequences within it:
- the LOC122669588 gene encoding malignant T-cell-amplified sequence 1 homolog is translated as MFKKFSSEDVSSQNQVKASVQRKIRQSIADEYPGLEPVLDDLLPKKAPLIVVKCQNHLNLVVVNNVPLFFNVRDGPYMPTLRLLHQYPTIMKKLQVDRGAIKFVLAGANIMCPGLTSPGGVLDDDVLEETPVAIMAEGKQHALAIGFTKMSAKDIRAINKGIGVDNMHYLNDGLWKMERLD